One region of Pirellulales bacterium genomic DNA includes:
- a CDS encoding DUF1501 domain-containing protein, with product MPNAQKTIETMLPGYSRRKFLAENAMGIGALALAWLTSQEAAAVPAKLPKDPLFFDLKPKAPHFAPQAKAMISLFQHGGPSHVDLFDPKPELTRLNGADYPGEVVFSFVNRASKTLFGSPWKFSKRGECGTEISELLPNLSEIADDVCLIRSMHTGANGHEVSIRYFHGGIPGVVGRPTLGSWLAYGLGCESQELPAYLVLTDPGGHPVDGVSNWTNGFMPPLFQGTVLRPKEPRILNLEAPPHLRGAVQQQNLAFLQGLNRQHLEQHPGEADLEARIASYELAAAMQTAATEALDISRETAATLSLYGLDDPATREYGTRCLIARRLVERGVRFVQLFLGGQPWDSHSDIRNGLPAVCKRTDKPAAALVKDLKQRGMLDSTVVHWGGEIGRLPVTENHGDPTKSGRDHNGQGFSIWVAGGGFQPGMTYGETDEFGHRAVKNIVTPNDFQATLLHLFGLDHQRLSYLHSGREQQITAGREARVVGEIVKASAVAQQPV from the coding sequence ATGCCGAACGCGCAAAAAACGATCGAAACGATGTTGCCCGGATATTCCCGCCGCAAGTTTCTCGCTGAAAACGCGATGGGCATTGGTGCCCTGGCGTTAGCTTGGTTAACTTCGCAAGAAGCCGCGGCTGTGCCGGCCAAGCTGCCCAAGGACCCGTTGTTTTTTGACTTGAAGCCCAAGGCGCCGCACTTTGCGCCGCAGGCGAAGGCCATGATCTCGCTTTTCCAGCATGGCGGCCCATCGCATGTGGATCTGTTCGATCCCAAGCCTGAGCTAACGCGGCTCAACGGTGCCGACTATCCGGGCGAAGTGGTGTTCAGCTTCGTCAATCGGGCCAGCAAAACACTATTCGGCAGCCCTTGGAAATTCAGCAAGCGTGGTGAATGCGGCACCGAGATTTCGGAGTTGCTGCCCAACCTGAGTGAAATCGCCGACGACGTTTGTTTGATCCGCTCGATGCATACCGGCGCCAACGGACACGAAGTTTCTATTCGCTATTTTCATGGCGGAATCCCCGGTGTAGTCGGTCGACCGACGCTGGGCTCTTGGCTTGCCTATGGACTAGGCTGTGAAAGCCAGGAACTGCCGGCCTACCTGGTGTTGACCGATCCCGGCGGCCATCCGGTCGATGGCGTGAGCAACTGGACAAATGGCTTCATGCCGCCGTTGTTTCAAGGGACTGTTTTACGTCCCAAGGAACCGCGCATTCTGAATCTCGAAGCGCCGCCACATTTGCGCGGCGCAGTTCAGCAGCAGAATCTAGCCTTTTTGCAAGGACTGAATCGTCAACACCTCGAACAACATCCCGGCGAGGCCGATCTCGAAGCGCGCATCGCCAGCTACGAACTGGCGGCCGCCATGCAAACGGCAGCCACCGAGGCGCTCGATATCTCGCGCGAAACCGCCGCCACCCTCAGCCTATACGGGCTCGACGATCCCGCCACACGCGAGTATGGAACGCGCTGCCTCATCGCCCGCCGGTTGGTCGAGCGTGGCGTGCGGTTTGTGCAGTTGTTTTTGGGCGGGCAGCCGTGGGACAGCCACAGCGACATCCGCAATGGCTTACCGGCCGTTTGCAAAAGAACCGACAAGCCCGCCGCGGCCCTGGTCAAAGATCTCAAGCAGCGCGGAATGCTCGATTCGACCGTTGTCCATTGGGGAGGTGAGATCGGCCGCCTGCCGGTCACCGAGAACCACGGCGATCCCACGAAATCTGGCCGGGACCATAACGGCCAGGGTTTTAGTATCTGGGTCGCTGGTGGCGGCTTTCAGCCGGGCATGACGTACGGCGAGACCGACGAGTTCGGACATCGCGCGGTCAAGAATATCGTCACGCCGAACGATTTCCAGGCGACGTTGCTGCATTTGTTCGGCCTCGACCATCAGCGATTGAGCTACTTGCACAGCGGTCGTGAGCAGCAGATCACCGCCGGACGAGAAGCTCGCGTCGTCGGCGAGATCGTCAAGGCATCGGCCGTCGCTCAGCAGCCGGTCTAA